The nucleotide window CCCTTTCTGCCGATAATACTCCTCCCGGGCCTATGACCCGGTCCCCCGTCCTCTTCGCTTCAAAGGCCAGGCTGTACCTGCCGGCCTCGTCTTTATAGACAAACTCTCTGCGTGTGCTGGACATGTTAGACGGGGTAGCTCCTCGGCTTTCCGGCCACTGCTACCACACCAAAGGTAAAGCTGGGCGATGTGCCGCCGATAGTGGCCGTTGCCCTGACATACCTGCGGAAACCGGTTACACTGAGTTCCTCCGAACCGGTATCGGTCTTTTGCGTAAAGGTAGCGCCTGAGATATCCGAGAAGCTGGAGTTATCGTCCGAGTCCTGCAACTTGACGTCAAGTGTAGGTGACGTCCCCGCGGCCGCGCCGACGTCAAGGAAGCATACCAGCTCCCTGGGATTACCGTAGTCAGTGCCATGTGTGTCAATGGCGGTGCCGTTGCCGCTGGAAGTCCGGGCCAGCGGTGAAAAAAGACCGGCAACCTTTACCTCTCCCATCAGATCTCTCATCCAAGATTCCTCCTTATTATGTTATCTGTCCTAGATACAATATTTCATCCGGGTTGTCGCCCAGACTTATTACAATCCCCACGTTATTGCTGTCAAAACGGTTCCTCATTGCAGTGGAGAGCATCAGGCCGCGTGAACCCACGGTTCCACTGATACCGTAGGCCAGCGTTACGTCTTTGCGTCGTTCCGCGTCCTGAGGCCTCTCTATTCCAATGCCCGTGAGTTGCTGGTGTCGTGTCACTGTAACCGCCCCCTTACTACAAGTGTGGTGACTGCCTTTCCGCTTGTTACGTCCTTCTGTATCTCGTACCCCACCACTACGGGCTTGAAATCCGGGTCGAGTGCAGGGATGGGAATCTGCTCCGAGCCGTCCAGGTTTGACATTGACTCCATGTCTATTTGCAGGCCCACATGCACGTTAAGTTCCCCCATTACCTGATACGTCCTCAACACCTCGTCCTTGCCGTACCTCTTTTCCAGAAACGGCAATATGTTTTCCAGTGACTCCCAGCTTGGTGTGTTGATGGACAATTCCCTGGAGGGCGTATCCATGACCGCAGTCGCATCGGACGCGCTGCCCCTTGAGGCGGCTCCCCTTTCTGCGTAGGTCTGCATCTTACGCAACTGCACAGGCGAACCCTGGACCGCCCCGGCCTGGACTATCTGTGTCGCAACGTCCGTATCGTACCTGCCGTCGGGACCGAGGCTTGACAGTACCCTGCGCATGCCGTAAGAATCTTTGCTTATCTGGGTGTAGGAAATGGACTCTTCTCTGGTAATCTTCCTTCCAAGTATACCCCAGGGCGAGATGTCGTCTTTAGCCATGGATTTAAGTTCTTTGTGGGTGACGCCATCATCGGTATAGACTACGGCTTCCGTGGTGGTGACTTGGGCTGCAAGCTCACCTTCACGGGTGTACCAGTAATCGGTGCGGGTTTCTTCCAAATTTTCAAAGAGGCCGAATACCACCTGTCCGTATTGCGGAAAGAAAACCATCTGGTCCAGTGAAGTAATCCGGCCGGGAATGGCATAGAACCTGCGTCCTACAACGTTGCCGTACTCACGTGGTGCGGCAAAGCTCCAGTGTGTATTCTCATAGATGAAAGCCGCTTTCTCCCTGGAGAAAAGGACACGGTTCGGTCCCGATAGCGTATAACGATACTTATATGTGGAGCGTGTCTCACCTAGAGTAAAGGAGGCATTGCCGAATATGTCCTTACCCTTAAGTATCGAGACCTCCTCTTCGGAGTAGCCGTTTACAATGAATGTGTCGACGTCATACGTAAGACCATAAGGGTTTGGACCCCATATTGTGATGGCTTTTGAAGTCGCGTAAACGCGTTTTCCGGGTGTACTGACACTGTAAGGTGTACCTGTGGAATCGGCCTGTGTTAGGAAGTATTCCCTTTCGATACCATAGGCATAGTTCCCTATCCAGCGGTCTCCAATCCTGTCGAGTACCCACTGGTACGGTTCTGATGTAATCGGTCCCTTGAACCTCTCGGGCCTGAAGCGACCGACGTTGCCGCGCAGCCTTATCTGGGAGGGTTTCTCTTTCCTGATTACCTCCTCCCTGACCATCCGGACACCGCTTAGCTCCAGCACGTTTTCTGCGTCAAGGGCATACTCAGCGGCACCGCCTTCGGTGATGAAGACATGACCAGCTACACTATAGATAAAAGGCTCCATCGGGCTTACGAGTGTCTTGACCGCTGAGAGAATGGGAGTACCGGGTTCCACGGTAAACTGTTTTACCCAGTAGGCGGGCAGGCTGGAGTGCACGACGGTACCGGCCATCTGTCCCAGCGTCTCTATAATCTGATTGGAATTCCAGCCACGTTCACCGAACTCGTCACCGATAAGTATCCAGGGACGATATTCTATCTGTGCCTCACTCCCAGCATAATCCTTTCGAAAGTCGTCATACTGCGTTTGAGAGAGGGTGAAGAATATCTGCTTCTTCTTGGGTGATTTCCTGCCCTCAAGCTGCATGGGTGAGAGCAGGCTGAGGCTCTGAGACCAGCCGTCAGTGCCCAGTTCTTTGCTTATCCCTTCGACCACGAATTCCCGTTGCTCTCCCGCTACGTCGAACTGTATGGTGTCGCCGGGCTGATAACCCCCTGAAAAACTGTCCAGTTCCACTGTAGCCGTCTCTGAGAGTGCATCAAGCCCGTGGCTTACTTTAATCTTTTGCAGGTTTTCAGTGATGCTTACCATGATTTCAAATTGCCGGCTGATTGTTGATTAAGGTTATCTTTATGTCCGTCGCCTCGGTAGTGTCCTTCAAGGCTGCGAAGTGGAGTCCACTCACGAGAGGACCCGAGTTTTTGACCTCAGGCACGGGGGCGCTGACGTTAAAAACTATCCTGGGCAATAAAATCTCCATAGAGAAACTACCCTGCACCGCGGTAATCTTCAGGGAAGAGGTGCTGAGGTCATTGAACCTGTTGTAATAACTGAAATCCTCAAACTCCAGCGTCAAAGTGCCTGATACGTACCTGAGACCTTCGCTGATGGAGTATCTCTCCCTCTGGCCCAGAACAAAACCGTTCCTGTCAAGCTGGTTTGCGATGACAAGCTTGGCGTTAAGTACGTTGTTCAGTACGCCGGCACCGTCCTGTATGCTGACCTGATATGAAATGGGCGCACCCTCGCCTTCTAACAGGGAGGAAGCAACCGAGCCGGTAGCCGTGTCTGCGGTCTTTGAGAGTATATCAAGCAGGCCCGTAACCGGGCCACCGTCACCGGGGAAATTGAGTAGCAGTGTGTCTATCCTGCACCCTTTAAACAACAGGAAACTCCCGACGTCGTTAAAACCCTTTTCTATGGAGAGGCCGGGAGGGAGACTGCTGCCACCCGTGATGACGTGTGTATAGGGTGCGCCACCACCGCTGGTACTGGCGTTTCCGAGGCTGTGCTTGAGAAGTGTGCCAATGGAATCAAGCTCTATGTCAAGTGCAACCTTGCCGCCTGTGTCGATGTGGCCAGACCCGGCACCCGTAGACATCCTCTCCGAACCGTCTTTAACCTGCATAAAGGCGCTGCCCCTGACACCAAGCCCCTCGGCGGTAAAGGGTATCAGCCTCATCTGGGGGCTTGGAGGGGTTACCCCGAATGTGGTTTCTTCTACATAGGAAAGCCTGGTACTATTTCCTCTGGACTGTGGCATCGGTGTCTACTTAATACGCCCCTACGGATGGTCTTTCCAGGGCCGTGAGTACGACCCTTGCAGTCTTTACAAATGCGTCTGCACGTGCGGATTCTTCGGGATACTCATGGCTAAGTATCGCCGAATCTATTACATTGCCGCTCAGGGTGGGGTCGGTGCTCACCAGTCTCTCCACCGCCTCCACATAGCGCCATAGCTTCTTTTGCAGGATGTCTGTATCGACACTTACCGTTCTGTCGGTAATCTCCACTGAGATCCTGTGTTTCAATTCCCGCCTGCTGGAGAGGATATTACCTGTCGATGTTTCCAGGCCGACCACCGTTATGTTTGGATACGACGGGTCCTGGTGCTCTCTTTCAACGAAGTATCCCTGTATGTCATCGAGGGTAATTCCGTCGTTCCTTTCGGTATCGATGGTGTCTAGCTTTCCCGGCATATTAGTTTGTAAAAAGGTCTTCACCTGGTCTACGACGTCTTCAATCATTTGCAAGAAACCTCCATATTCCCGTGCCACATGATTAACGGCAGTGCGCAATAGTCATTACGCAAAAAACGCAAAAACTTGTTCGGACGGAGGCAAACCCCGTCGCTTCGTCACTCGTGCGGGTACCGTCTACCTTAGACCTAAAATCCGCTATATTGGGGGCGGCCGGGTGGATGTCCGCACGGACTCTATAAGCAAATGTCTAGGAAATCCCTGTTCACCCAACTGAACCACTAGAACCTGTATCTCTTATAGAGATCCAGGACTACCTTTATCTCATCGGGCAGATGCGATATGTACGAAACACCGGCTTTAGAACTTATACCCAGCCTGTTCCTGCCCCGGTCGTAATATTTCATGGCCACCAGCTCGATGGCAGCCTGGTCGAGGTCCTTCGGAATGCTGGCATAACCGGCTGTGTACTGAAGCCGCACGTTCTTCTTTCCTCTGGAAAATGTCCCGGAGTTTAGCTTCAAGAGTCCAAGCTGGCCGTAAAGTGTGTATGCCGATGCATCCTTCTCGATGCTATCGACCTCCAGCAAGGTGACAGTGGAGATTGGATAC belongs to Candidatus Bathyanammoxibius amoris and includes:
- a CDS encoding phage tail tube protein, which codes for MPQSRGNSTRLSYVEETTFGVTPPSPQMRLIPFTAEGLGVRGSAFMQVKDGSERMSTGAGSGHIDTGGKVALDIELDSIGTLLKHSLGNASTSGGGAPYTHVITGGSSLPPGLSIEKGFNDVGSFLLFKGCRIDTLLLNFPGDGGPVTGLLDILSKTADTATGSVASSLLEGEGAPISYQVSIQDGAGVLNNVLNAKLVIANQLDRNGFVLGQRERYSISEGLRYVSGTLTLEFEDFSYYNRFNDLSTSSLKITAVQGSFSMEILLPRIVFNVSAPVPEVKNSGPLVSGLHFAALKDTTEATDIKITLINNQPAI
- a CDS encoding head-tail connector protein; its protein translation is MSLTTVTNVKDYLGVAGSSDDALISRLVDWATDLIHSYCGRTFTEGTYDEYYDGDGTEGILTNQYPISTVTLLEVDSIEKDASAYTLYGQLGLLKLNSGTFSRGKKNVRLQYTAGYASIPKDLDQAAIELVAMKYYDRGRNRLGISSKAGVSYISHLPDEIKVVLDLYKRYRF